A window of Aliarcobacter trophiarum LMG 25534 contains these coding sequences:
- a CDS encoding FeoA family protein, whose product MSVNDLDLERVVTIKAINCDDILRNRLYSFGIIAGSQICVTAKSLAKKTIEIKINQSKVALRYSEAINIKVG is encoded by the coding sequence ATGTCAGTAAATGATTTAGATTTAGAAAGAGTAGTTACAATAAAAGCTATAAATTGTGATGATATTTTAAGAAATAGATTATACTCTTTTGGAATAATTGCAGGAAGTCAAATTTGTGTAACAGCAAAGTCTTTAGCTAAAAAGACTATTGAAATAAAAATAAATCAATCAAAAGTTGCCCTAAGATATAGTGAAGCAATTAATATCAAAGTTGGATAA
- a CDS encoding arginyltransferase, with amino-acid sequence MKFFSQDLEFFEENRDCSYFKDKKSDIRYRFLNFCSIEEYQKKLERGWRRFGKIHFVPECKSCTKCVSMRIDVKNFEFSKSQKRVLNKNRDTKILIRPPSVTKEHLSLYHKYHSYMKDKKDWNYVQIDYDDYIKSYVDGNVEFATEFLYLRDDKLIGVALVDILPKSISSIYCFYDHDFEEFSIGKFSILTQINIAKELNIPYIYLGYWIDKHYSMGYKKEYMPFEILTNRANLNEEPIWEEFKQEN; translated from the coding sequence ATGAAGTTTTTTAGTCAAGATTTAGAGTTTTTTGAAGAAAATAGAGATTGTTCATATTTTAAAGATAAAAAGTCAGATATTAGATATAGATTTTTAAATTTTTGTAGTATTGAAGAGTACCAGAAAAAGCTGGAAAGAGGTTGGAGAAGGTTTGGGAAAATACATTTTGTGCCAGAGTGTAAAAGTTGTACAAAATGTGTATCTATGAGGATTGATGTAAAAAACTTTGAGTTTTCAAAGTCACAAAAAAGAGTTTTAAATAAAAATAGAGATACAAAAATTTTAATAAGACCACCCTCTGTTACAAAAGAGCATTTATCTTTATATCATAAATATCATAGTTATATGAAGGATAAAAAAGATTGGAACTATGTTCAAATAGATTATGATGATTATATAAAATCTTATGTAGATGGAAACGTAGAATTTGCAACAGAGTTTTTGTATCTTAGAGATGATAAATTAATAGGAGTTGCCTTAGTTGATATTTTACCAAAATCAATATCCTCTATCTACTGTTTTTATGATCACGATTTTGAGGAGTTCTCTATAGGTAAATTCTCTATTTTAACACAAATAAATATAGCAAAAGAGCTAAATATTCCATATATTTATTTGGGATACTGGATTGATAAACATTACTCAATGGGGTATAAAAAAGAGTATATGCCTTTTGAAATTTTAACAAATAGAGCAAATTTAAATGAAGAGCCTATATGGGAAGAATTTAAACAAGAGAACTAA
- the panB gene encoding 3-methyl-2-oxobutanoate hydroxymethyltransferase yields MSIIKHNFEKLNITKIKEAKNKYKLTVITAYDALFANLFKDSADMILVGDSLNMSFAGKSDTLSATLEQMIYHTNAVCNGAKDAFIITDMPFSTYINKDEALKNCSEVYRRTLASAVKIEGGEDRAEIINHLTKNSIAVMAHIGLMPQYVRSEGGYKVRGKTKDDEEQLIRDAIAVEKAGAFSIVIEGVKGDVAKKISQSVKIPTIGIGAGKDCDGQVLVWSDMLGFFEEFKPKFVRRYLDGAKLVKEAVEQYRDDVQKQSFPSQNEEY; encoded by the coding sequence ATGAGTATAATTAAACACAATTTTGAAAAATTAAATATTACAAAGATAAAAGAGGCAAAAAATAAATATAAACTAACAGTAATAACTGCCTACGATGCACTTTTTGCAAATTTATTTAAAGATAGTGCTGATATGATCCTAGTAGGAGATAGCTTAAATATGAGCTTTGCAGGGAAAAGCGATACTTTAAGTGCAACTTTAGAACAGATGATTTACCATACAAATGCCGTTTGTAATGGGGCAAAAGATGCATTTATAATAACTGATATGCCTTTTTCTACTTATATTAATAAAGACGAAGCTTTAAAAAACTGTTCAGAAGTTTATAGAAGAACACTTGCTAGTGCTGTAAAAATAGAAGGTGGAGAAGATAGAGCAGAAATAATAAATCATTTAACAAAAAACTCTATTGCAGTTATGGCTCATATTGGACTAATGCCTCAATATGTGCGAAGTGAGGGTGGATATAAGGTTCGAGGAAAAACAAAAGATGATGAAGAACAACTAATCCGTGATGCAATAGCTGTTGAGAAGGCTGGAGCTTTTTCAATAGTAATAGAGGGTGTAAAAGGTGATGTAGCAAAGAAAATCTCACAAAGTGTTAAAATACCAACTATTGGAATAGGAGCTGGGAAAGATTGTGATGGGCAGGTTTTAGTTTGGTCTGATATGTTAGGCTTTTTTGAAGAGTTTAAACCAAAATTTGTAAGAAGATATTTAGATGGTGCAAAATTGGTAAAAGAAGCTGTTGAACAATATAGAGATGATGTACAAAAACAAAGTTTTCCATCTCAAAATGAAGAGTACTAA
- the trpA gene encoding tryptophan synthase subunit alpha yields the protein MKKLVAYITTSYPDREFTVDLALSLKESGVDSLELGVPFSDPVADGPTIEKANFLSLKNGFKIEDLFYVTSKIADKIDTLYMGYMNPFYHYGFSDFLKKASSSGATGTIIPDLPFEMVKRYEDDFIKNGISNITFVAPTTPKDRIKMLVENSQKFIYMVAYTGITGSGKSEDLSEIINNVREFTQTPLYIGFGVDEKTCKEKSKGVDGVIVGSAFVKHILDDNLSSSEKIKKISKMAKEIKEKINE from the coding sequence TTGAAGAAATTAGTTGCATATATTACTACATCTTATCCAGATAGAGAATTTACAGTTGATTTAGCTCTTTCATTAAAAGAGAGTGGAGTAGATAGTTTAGAATTAGGTGTTCCTTTTAGTGATCCTGTTGCAGATGGACCAACAATTGAAAAAGCAAATTTTTTATCACTTAAAAATGGATTTAAAATTGAAGACCTTTTTTATGTTACAAGTAAAATAGCAGATAAAATTGATACTTTGTATATGGGATATATGAATCCCTTTTATCACTATGGTTTTAGTGATTTTCTAAAAAAAGCAAGTAGTTCTGGTGCTACAGGAACAATTATTCCTGATTTACCTTTTGAAATGGTAAAAAGATATGAAGATGATTTTATAAAAAATGGTATTTCAAATATTACATTTGTAGCACCTACAACACCAAAAGATAGAATAAAAATGTTGGTAGAAAATTCTCAGAAATTTATTTATATGGTAGCATATACTGGAATTACTGGAAGTGGTAAAAGTGAAGACTTATCAGAAATTATAAATAATGTAAGAGAATTTACACAAACACCACTATATATTGGTTTTGGAGTAGATGAAAAAACTTGCAAAGAGAAAAGTAAAGGTGTAGATGGAGTTATTGTAGGAAGTGCTTTTGTAAAACATATCTTAGATGATAATTTAAGTAGTAGTGAAAAAATTAAGAAAATATCTAAAATGGCAAAAGAGATAAAAGAGAAGATAAACGAGTAA
- the feoB gene encoding ferrous iron transport protein B, translated as MTNTIRVALVGQPNVGKSMLINSISNSRLKVGNFSGVTVEKKEVNFKYNDYNIKITDLPGSYSLTNYSIEEKVVKNFLNQDNYDIIINILDSTNLQRNLLLTSELLSLNKKMIIVLNMSDEARKEGINIDSQKLSSLLNQPCIKTSARTKEGVDELLKQIVKTYKEEKTYSNQFFTSKEPSNDEILTQRFNFVKDLVSNCVEIKITKEKTVTEKIDTILMNKFIGLPIFLFLMWGLFQLTFTLGEIPMDYIDSTFSMFADIIKEIIGENQFSSLIADGVIAGVSAVVMFLPNILILFLGISLLEGTGYMSRVAFLLDGIFHKFGLHGKSFIPLVTGFGCSVPAYMAARTLKNERDRLLTLFIIGFMSCGARLPIYVLFVGAFFGVENAGNTLFLIYICGAILGLLAAKILRVVIFKGQDEPFVMEMPKYRFPSFKLIYKEVTNKALMYLKKAGTFILAASILIWFMSNYPKYPDFEDLINQKIELANSDEAKQELQNELALYNLENSYLGIVGKFSEPLFAPLGFDWKMTVALEAGLAAKEIVVSTLSILYGLGESQNPDEPTITLIEKIKTNIPFEAAISFIVFVMIYLPCLAASMVFVKEAGGWKYLGYLFVFTTSTAWIMSFIAYNITKIVVAI; from the coding sequence ATGACTAATACTATAAGGGTTGCTCTTGTAGGACAACCAAATGTTGGTAAGTCTATGCTTATTAACTCTATTTCTAACTCAAGACTAAAAGTTGGTAATTTTTCAGGAGTTACTGTTGAAAAAAAAGAGGTAAATTTTAAATATAATGATTACAATATTAAAATAACTGATTTACCTGGTTCTTACTCTCTTACAAACTACTCTATAGAAGAAAAAGTTGTAAAAAACTTCTTAAACCAAGATAATTACGATATTATCATAAATATTTTAGACTCAACAAATCTTCAAAGAAACCTTCTCCTTACAAGTGAATTGCTCTCTCTTAACAAAAAAATGATTATTGTTTTAAATATGAGTGATGAAGCAAGAAAAGAGGGAATAAATATAGATAGCCAAAAACTATCATCTTTGTTAAATCAACCTTGTATAAAAACAAGTGCTAGAACAAAAGAGGGAGTTGATGAGCTATTAAAACAGATAGTAAAAACCTATAAAGAGGAAAAAACTTACTCTAATCAGTTTTTTACATCAAAAGAGCCATCTAATGATGAGATTTTAACTCAAAGATTTAATTTTGTAAAAGATTTAGTTTCTAACTGTGTAGAGATTAAAATCACCAAAGAGAAAACAGTTACAGAAAAAATAGATACCATTTTGATGAATAAATTTATTGGTCTTCCTATATTTTTATTTTTAATGTGGGGATTATTTCAACTAACATTTACATTAGGTGAAATTCCTATGGATTATATAGATAGCACTTTTTCTATGTTTGCTGATATTATTAAAGAGATAATTGGAGAAAATCAATTCTCTTCCTTAATTGCAGATGGAGTAATAGCTGGAGTTAGTGCAGTTGTTATGTTTTTACCAAATATTTTAATTTTATTTTTGGGTATCTCTTTACTTGAAGGAACTGGATATATGAGTAGAGTAGCATTTCTGCTAGATGGGATTTTCCATAAATTTGGACTTCATGGAAAATCATTTATTCCACTAGTAACTGGTTTTGGTTGCTCTGTTCCTGCTTATATGGCAGCTAGAACTTTAAAAAATGAAAGAGATAGATTATTAACTCTATTTATTATTGGTTTTATGTCTTGTGGAGCTAGACTTCCTATTTATGTACTTTTTGTGGGAGCATTTTTTGGTGTTGAGAATGCTGGAAATACTCTATTTTTAATCTATATTTGCGGTGCAATTTTAGGTTTACTTGCAGCTAAAATTCTAAGAGTTGTAATTTTTAAAGGGCAAGATGAACCATTTGTTATGGAGATGCCAAAATATAGGTTTCCTTCTTTTAAACTAATTTATAAAGAGGTTACAAATAAGGCCTTAATGTATCTTAAAAAAGCTGGGACTTTTATTTTAGCAGCTTCTATTTTAATATGGTTTATGAGTAACTACCCAAAATATCCAGATTTTGAAGATTTGATAAATCAAAAAATAGAGTTAGCAAATAGTGATGAGGCAAAGCAAGAACTACAAAATGAACTAGCTTTATACAATCTTGAAAACTCATATTTAGGAATTGTTGGAAAATTTAGTGAACCACTTTTTGCACCTTTAGGATTTGACTGGAAAATGACTGTTGCACTTGAAGCTGGATTAGCAGCTAAAGAGATTGTTGTTTCAACTCTATCTATTTTATATGGATTAGGTGAGAGCCAAAATCCAGATGAGCCAACTATAACTTTAATTGAAAAAATAAAAACAAATATACCTTTTGAAGCTGCAATCTCGTTTATAGTCTTTGTAATGATTTATCTTCCTTGCTTAGCTGCTTCTATGGTATTTGTAAAAGAGGCTGGAGGATGGAAATATCTTGGATATTTATTTGTATTTACTACATCAACGGCTTGGATAATGTCATTTATAGCATATAATATTACAAAAATAGTTGTAGCAATTTAA
- the ruvB gene encoding Holliday junction branch migration DNA helicase RuvB, whose amino-acid sequence MQRLVEVEKVSFEEESNEQSLRPSNWDDYIGQEKIKKNLRVFIDASKKRAEALDHILFYGPPGLGKTTLSYLISNEMNSNIKVTAGPMIEKSGDLAAILTNLEEGDILFIDEIHRLSPTVEEILYPAMEDYRLDIIIGSGPAAQTVKIDLPRFTLIGATTRAGMLSNPLRERFGMHFRMQFYTEEELAKIIQKASLKLGMNSKNDASMEISKRSRGTPRVALRLLRRVRDFSQVANEKEIVLNTCKYALDELGVNEHGFDEMDINLLELLISNRGKPMGLSTMAAALSEDEGTIEDAIEPYLLANGYIERTARGRVASIKAYDMFRLTPPKFENSSKNQQQGNLF is encoded by the coding sequence GTGCAAAGATTAGTAGAAGTAGAAAAAGTCTCTTTTGAAGAAGAGAGCAATGAGCAGAGTTTAAGACCTTCAAATTGGGATGATTATATAGGACAGGAAAAGATTAAAAAAAACCTTAGAGTTTTTATAGATGCCTCAAAAAAAAGAGCTGAAGCACTTGACCATATTCTATTTTATGGACCACCAGGGCTTGGAAAAACAACTCTTTCATATTTAATCTCAAATGAGATGAACTCAAATATAAAAGTAACTGCTGGACCTATGATTGAAAAAAGTGGTGATTTAGCAGCAATTTTAACTAATCTTGAAGAGGGTGATATTTTATTTATAGATGAAATTCACCGTTTAAGTCCTACAGTAGAAGAGATTTTATACCCTGCTATGGAAGATTATAGACTTGATATTATTATTGGTAGTGGACCAGCAGCTCAAACCGTTAAGATAGATCTACCAAGATTTACACTAATAGGTGCAACAACACGTGCTGGAATGCTATCAAATCCTTTAAGAGAGAGATTTGGAATGCATTTTAGAATGCAGTTTTACACAGAAGAAGAACTAGCAAAAATAATTCAAAAAGCTTCATTAAAACTAGGAATGAACTCAAAAAATGATGCAAGTATGGAAATATCAAAAAGAAGCCGTGGAACTCCTAGAGTTGCTTTAAGACTTCTTAGACGAGTAAGAGACTTCTCACAAGTTGCAAATGAAAAAGAGATAGTTTTAAATACTTGTAAATATGCCCTTGATGAGTTAGGAGTAAACGAACACGGTTTTGATGAGATGGATATAAATCTTCTTGAACTTCTTATTTCAAATCGTGGAAAACCTATGGGGCTATCTACAATGGCTGCTGCTTTAAGTGAAGATGAAGGAACTATTGAAGATGCCATTGAACCATATCTACTAGCAAATGGTTATATTGAAAGAACAGCTCGTGGAAGAGTTGCTAGTATAAAAGCATATGATATGTTTAGACTCACTCCACCAAAATTTGAGAATAGTTCCAAAAACCAACAACAAGGAAACCTTTTTTGA